In one Shinella zoogloeoides genomic region, the following are encoded:
- a CDS encoding DUF1344 domain-containing protein, with product MRLLIAALMAMAVFLSPLAASAESADVEAVITNVDTTNLSLSLDDGKKYQAPEEFNFEGLEPGVKVLVFYTEVDGKRVINDLEVLQ from the coding sequence ATGCGGTTGCTGATCGCTGCACTGATGGCTATGGCCGTTTTCCTTTCGCCGCTCGCCGCTTCCGCGGAAAGCGCCGACGTCGAGGCCGTGATCACCAATGTGGACACGACCAATCTCAGCCTGTCGCTCGACGACGGCAAGAAGTACCAGGCGCCGGAAGAATTCAATTTCGAGGGGCTGGAACCGGGCGTGAAGGTGCTGGTGTTCTACACCGAAGTCGACGGCAAGCGCGTCATCAACGATCTCGAAGTTCTTCAGTAA
- a CDS encoding histidine phosphatase family protein — MLIYMIRHGQTAWNAEGRLQGQKDIPLNDTGRQQAAGNGLALKGILGKTVSDFDFVASPLGRTRETMEILRRAMDLPPLAYRTDPRLVELSFGDWEGHTLAELRESTPERVEERGRAKWNFIPPGEAAESYEILSWRIGSFLADVTRPTVCVSHGGVFRAAFRLYGMDEEEAANTPIHQDRILRLDGTGMNWL; from the coding sequence TTGCTCATCTACATGATCCGCCACGGCCAGACCGCGTGGAATGCAGAAGGCAGGCTGCAAGGCCAGAAGGACATCCCGCTCAACGATACCGGCCGCCAGCAGGCGGCCGGCAACGGCCTCGCCCTCAAGGGCATTCTCGGCAAAACGGTTTCCGACTTCGACTTCGTGGCAAGTCCGCTCGGGCGCACGCGCGAGACGATGGAGATCCTGCGCCGCGCCATGGACCTTCCTCCCCTCGCCTACCGCACCGATCCGCGCCTCGTCGAACTCTCCTTCGGCGACTGGGAAGGCCATACGCTCGCGGAACTGCGGGAGAGCACGCCGGAGCGGGTGGAAGAACGCGGACGGGCCAAATGGAACTTCATCCCGCCGGGCGAAGCGGCGGAAAGCTACGAGATCCTCTCGTGGCGCATCGGTTCCTTCCTCGCCGACGTGACGCGGCCCACGGTCTGCGTCAGCCATGGCGGCGTCTTCCGCGCGGCCTTCCGCCTTTACGGCATGGATGAGGAAGAAGCGGCCAACACCCCGATCCACCAGGACCGTATCCTGCGCCTCGACGGGACGGGGATGAACTGGCTGTAG
- a CDS encoding energy-coupling factor ABC transporter ATP-binding protein, giving the protein MDIVFTAATVRYGARAALHPLTLTLVERRIGVVGLNGSGKTTMARLINGLVKPTEGTVTVSGLDTVEDAEAARGRTGFIFQNPQHQMILPILAEDIAFGLKNRGLGKAEIAEKTEAILSRFNISHLARRRVHELSGGETQLGAIASVLVTGPDLLILDEPTNQLDLKNRALIERTIAALPEQVLVITHDLALLDGFDRVLVFHEGRLAADASPAEAIRAYREIAAC; this is encoded by the coding sequence TTGGATATCGTCTTTACCGCCGCCACGGTGCGCTATGGCGCACGCGCGGCGCTCCATCCGCTGACCCTGACGCTCGTCGAGCGGCGCATCGGCGTCGTCGGCCTCAACGGTTCCGGCAAGACGACCATGGCGCGGCTGATCAACGGCCTCGTCAAGCCGACCGAGGGCACGGTGACGGTCAGCGGGCTCGATACGGTTGAGGATGCCGAGGCGGCGCGCGGCAGGACCGGCTTCATCTTCCAGAACCCGCAGCACCAGATGATCCTGCCCATCCTTGCCGAGGACATCGCCTTCGGCCTGAAGAACCGCGGGCTCGGCAAGGCGGAGATCGCCGAGAAGACGGAGGCGATCCTCTCGCGCTTCAACATTTCGCATCTCGCGCGGCGGCGCGTGCACGAGCTTTCCGGCGGCGAGACGCAGCTTGGGGCGATCGCCAGCGTGCTCGTTACCGGCCCTGACCTTTTGATCCTCGACGAGCCGACCAACCAGCTCGACCTCAAGAACCGAGCGCTGATCGAGCGCACCATCGCGGCCCTGCCGGAACAGGTGCTGGTGATCACGCATGACCTTGCGCTGCTCGACGGCTTCGACCGCGTGCTGGTCTTCCACGAGGGACGGCTTGCCGCCGACGCTTCGCCGGCAGAGGCGATCCGCGCCTACCGGGAGATCGCCGCGTGCTGA
- a CDS encoding winged helix-turn-helix domain-containing protein yields MTILLSNAEARRIFLARQGLSAPPGRLLGKEGLLQLIQDIGFVQVDSIATVERAHHQILFSRNQTYRREHLAELLEKDGELFEHWTHDASIIPSEFFRYWKHRFRRKEASILERWRKWQGEGFDRAFEETYERIAAGGPVLSRDLKVDDHKSGGWWNWHPNKTALEYLWHTGKLAIARRENFQKVYDLSERVLPPHHHAPDVEHDAFVDWACRSALERLGFATHGEIAAFWALISPEEAKAWVEAHRDELRPVSIETADGGKPRGAYAFADFPAGLGDIPEPPARLRVLSPFDPLIRDRNRTERLFGYFYRIEVFVPEPKRQYGYYVFPLLEGDRLVGRIDMKADRKAGTLDVKRLWWEPKVRVSSGRLEKLEAELARLAKFTGVEGVRYLDGWRGEV; encoded by the coding sequence ATGACGATTCTCCTTTCCAATGCCGAGGCCCGGCGCATCTTCCTCGCCCGCCAGGGCCTCAGCGCCCCGCCGGGCCGCCTGCTCGGCAAGGAGGGGCTGCTGCAGCTCATCCAGGACATCGGCTTCGTGCAGGTGGACAGCATCGCCACCGTCGAGCGGGCGCATCACCAGATCCTTTTCTCGCGCAACCAGACCTACCGGCGCGAGCATCTGGCGGAGCTGCTGGAAAAGGACGGCGAGCTCTTCGAGCACTGGACGCATGACGCCTCCATCATTCCGAGCGAATTCTTCCGCTACTGGAAGCATCGGTTTCGCCGCAAGGAGGCGTCCATCCTGGAGCGCTGGCGCAAATGGCAGGGCGAGGGCTTCGACAGGGCGTTCGAGGAAACCTACGAGCGCATTGCCGCCGGCGGGCCGGTTCTCTCACGCGACCTGAAGGTGGACGACCACAAGTCGGGCGGCTGGTGGAACTGGCATCCGAACAAGACGGCGCTGGAATATCTCTGGCACACCGGCAAGCTGGCCATCGCCCGGCGGGAGAACTTCCAGAAGGTCTACGATCTCTCCGAGCGCGTGCTGCCGCCGCACCACCATGCGCCGGATGTGGAGCACGATGCCTTCGTCGACTGGGCCTGCCGCAGCGCCTTGGAGCGGCTTGGTTTTGCCACCCACGGCGAGATCGCCGCCTTCTGGGCGCTTATCTCGCCGGAGGAGGCGAAGGCCTGGGTCGAGGCGCATCGCGACGAGCTGCGCCCCGTTTCCATCGAGACGGCCGACGGCGGCAAGCCGCGGGGTGCCTACGCCTTTGCCGATTTTCCGGCGGGTCTCGGCGACATACCGGAGCCTCCGGCGCGTCTGCGCGTGCTGTCGCCCTTCGATCCGCTGATTCGCGACCGCAATCGCACGGAACGGCTCTTCGGCTATTTCTACCGCATCGAGGTCTTCGTGCCGGAGCCGAAGCGGCAATACGGCTACTATGTCTTCCCGCTGCTCGAAGGCGACCGCCTCGTCGGCCGCATCGACATGAAGGCCGACCGCAAGGCCGGCACGCTCGACGTCAAGCGCCTCTGGTGGGAGCCGAAGGTCCGCGTCTCGTCAGGGCGGTTGGAGAAGCTGGAGGCGGAGCTGGCGCGCCTTGCGAAATTCACGGGGGTGGAAGGGGTGCGCTATCTCGACGGCTGGCGCGGGGAGGTGTAG
- the fabI gene encoding enoyl-ACP reductase FabI, which produces MVQASGLMKGKRGVIMGVANNRSIAWGIAKAIHAQGGEIAFTYQGDALKKRVEPLAAEIGAVLAGDCDVSDEASIDAVFDNIEKMWGKIDFIVHAIGFSDKDELTGRYVDTTPGNFAKTMQISVYSFTSVARRAEKLMTDGGAMLTLTYYGAEKVMPNYNVMGVAKAALEASVKYLAVDLGPKNIRVNAISAGPIKTLAASGIGDFRYILKWNEYNAPLRRTVTIEEVGDVGLYLLSDLSRSVTGETHHADSGYHVIGMKAVDAPDISVVKD; this is translated from the coding sequence ATGGTTCAGGCATCTGGTCTGATGAAGGGCAAGCGCGGCGTCATCATGGGCGTCGCCAACAACCGCTCCATCGCCTGGGGCATTGCCAAGGCAATCCACGCGCAGGGCGGCGAAATCGCCTTCACCTATCAGGGCGATGCGCTGAAGAAGCGCGTCGAGCCGCTGGCCGCCGAAATCGGCGCGGTGCTGGCCGGCGACTGCGATGTTTCCGACGAGGCGTCGATCGACGCGGTCTTCGACAATATCGAGAAGATGTGGGGCAAGATCGACTTCATCGTGCATGCCATCGGCTTTTCCGACAAGGACGAGCTGACCGGCCGCTATGTCGACACCACGCCCGGCAACTTCGCCAAGACGATGCAGATCTCGGTCTATTCCTTCACCTCGGTCGCGCGGCGGGCGGAAAAGCTGATGACCGACGGCGGCGCGATGCTGACGCTGACCTATTACGGCGCAGAGAAGGTCATGCCGAACTACAACGTCATGGGCGTTGCCAAGGCCGCGCTCGAGGCGAGCGTGAAGTACCTCGCAGTCGACCTCGGCCCGAAGAACATCCGCGTCAACGCCATCTCGGCCGGCCCGATCAAGACGCTCGCGGCCTCCGGCATCGGCGATTTCCGCTATATCCTCAAGTGGAACGAGTACAATGCGCCGCTGCGCCGCACCGTCACCATCGAGGAAGTTGGCGATGTCGGCCTCTACCTGCTGTCGGACCTGTCGCGCTCGGTGACCGGCGAGACGCACCATGCCGACAGCGGCTACCATGTCATCGGCATGAAGGCCGTGGACGCGCCGGACATTTCCGTCGTCAAGGACTAA
- a CDS encoding bifunctional diguanylate cyclase/phosphodiesterase, producing the protein MPLTDAIQRYLASLAEWARPSLVPAAIAGCVILTASILYERQNEAVYRNELQSHVAGDLALVSARLQSEVNSDVVALRSVANMFAVAPEQATLQFNVFARKLMLQNTHFRRVGVAPAAKVAQAFPTDAGEHYLGTDFNRFPSFRRAAQADRSRGRPLMFGPVEFARGGRGFNLFMPVFTNVEARHYFWGYIDGLIDERKLFTDAGLIDPTRHRRPGMPQHEPDIELAIRDVSVPDNIVDPFFGDADVFENEPVVQVLDFPGGRWELAAIPSKGWHHPPENRTQVRLSIIAAALVIIVPIFLTGGLVGERQRNIARIKARERQVQSLSQRLDVALDASKIGIWEIELSTGARNWDAQMHRLHGFPENETPHDAEWRSVLHPDDVAIAKGEMDLIRAGGNDYKSQYRILMPDGSWHYIRNVGSRLVGPNGEEKLTGISWDVTEDVLLNQALQSAKEHAEIQNTELAKLTRRLDLALDSYQCGLWEADLDREQTLWDARMHQLYGLTYTDGLVTREAWLGVIHPDDRGAMIENVDRCIEQDLPYVHEARILLPGGAVRHVRSVGKIHHGPDGRKLIGIAFDVTEDVILKENLKAAKKQADAKNIELEQAKDRIEHNALHDPLTGLGNRRKLDDELTGIAERSMGADVHVGILHIDLDRFKQINDTLGHAAGDALLVHASQVLRSSVRKGDLVARIGGDEFVVVVGDMTDQAYLSALARRIIGLMQQPVDYEGHLCRFGVSIGIALAEGRAVDTAKLLVNADIALYRAKALGRGRHEFFTEALQAEIISNKRIADDILAGIENNEFVPYYQPQIDAGTLKLAGAEALIRWNHPRDGLLTPDRFLKIAEDLNVMATLDRIVLEKALLDCARWAAQGLIMPKISVNVSARRLRDESLVESLTGLSIQPGQISFELVESIFLDESDDVVLSNIERIKALGIDIEIDDFGTGHTSIVSLLKLKPKRLKIDRQLVAPILSSHNEQALVRSIIEIGRSLGIEIVAEGVETMEHAEMLGLLGCDLLQGYAFAKPLSREAFLAFGSEMRWALAS; encoded by the coding sequence TTGCCTTTGACCGACGCCATCCAACGCTATCTGGCGTCGCTTGCCGAGTGGGCACGCCCCTCGCTCGTTCCCGCGGCGATCGCCGGCTGCGTCATCCTCACGGCAAGCATCCTCTACGAGCGGCAGAACGAAGCCGTCTACCGCAACGAACTGCAAAGCCATGTCGCGGGCGACCTCGCGCTGGTCAGCGCCCGGCTCCAGAGCGAGGTCAACAGCGACGTCGTCGCGCTGCGCAGCGTCGCCAACATGTTCGCCGTGGCGCCGGAACAGGCGACGCTGCAATTCAATGTCTTCGCCCGCAAGCTGATGCTGCAGAACACCCATTTCCGCCGCGTAGGCGTGGCCCCCGCCGCAAAGGTCGCCCAGGCGTTTCCGACCGATGCGGGCGAGCATTATCTCGGCACCGATTTCAACCGCTTCCCCTCCTTCCGCCGCGCCGCCCAGGCCGACCGCTCGCGCGGCCGGCCGCTGATGTTCGGCCCGGTCGAATTCGCCAGGGGCGGACGCGGCTTCAATCTCTTCATGCCTGTCTTCACCAATGTCGAGGCGCGGCACTATTTCTGGGGTTACATCGACGGGCTGATCGACGAGCGCAAGCTGTTCACCGATGCCGGCCTGATCGACCCGACCCGCCACCGCCGGCCCGGCATGCCGCAGCACGAGCCCGATATCGAGCTTGCCATCCGCGACGTCAGCGTGCCCGACAACATCGTCGATCCGTTCTTCGGCGATGCCGATGTCTTCGAGAACGAGCCGGTGGTGCAGGTGCTCGACTTTCCCGGCGGCCGCTGGGAGCTCGCCGCCATTCCGTCGAAGGGCTGGCATCATCCGCCGGAAAACCGCACGCAGGTCCGGCTGAGCATTATCGCCGCCGCCCTCGTCATCATCGTACCGATCTTCCTGACCGGCGGTCTCGTCGGCGAGCGCCAGCGCAACATCGCCCGCATCAAGGCGCGCGAGCGGCAGGTGCAGTCTCTCTCGCAGCGCCTCGACGTCGCGCTCGATGCCTCCAAGATCGGCATCTGGGAAATCGAGCTTTCGACCGGCGCGCGCAACTGGGATGCGCAGATGCACCGGCTGCACGGTTTCCCGGAGAACGAGACGCCGCACGATGCGGAATGGCGCTCCGTGCTCCATCCGGACGACGTCGCCATCGCCAAGGGCGAAATGGACCTCATCCGCGCCGGCGGCAACGACTACAAGTCGCAATACCGCATCCTCATGCCCGACGGCAGCTGGCACTATATCCGCAATGTCGGTTCGCGCCTCGTCGGGCCGAACGGCGAGGAGAAGCTGACCGGCATCAGCTGGGACGTCACCGAGGACGTGCTGCTCAACCAGGCGCTCCAGAGCGCCAAGGAGCATGCGGAAATCCAGAACACCGAGCTTGCCAAGCTCACCCGGCGCCTCGACCTCGCGCTCGATTCCTACCAGTGCGGCCTATGGGAGGCCGATCTCGACCGGGAGCAGACGCTGTGGGACGCCCGCATGCACCAGCTCTACGGCCTTACCTACACCGACGGTCTCGTCACGCGCGAAGCCTGGCTCGGCGTCATCCATCCGGACGACCGCGGCGCCATGATCGAGAATGTCGACCGCTGCATCGAGCAGGACCTGCCCTATGTGCACGAGGCGCGGATCCTGTTGCCTGGCGGGGCCGTGCGCCATGTGCGCTCCGTCGGCAAGATCCATCACGGCCCGGACGGCCGCAAGCTGATCGGCATCGCCTTCGACGTGACGGAGGACGTGATCCTCAAGGAGAACCTCAAGGCGGCGAAGAAACAGGCGGACGCCAAGAACATCGAGCTGGAACAGGCCAAGGACCGCATCGAGCACAATGCGCTGCACGACCCGCTGACCGGGCTCGGCAACCGGCGCAAGCTCGACGACGAGCTGACAGGCATCGCGGAGCGCAGCATGGGCGCGGACGTGCATGTCGGCATCCTCCACATCGACCTCGACCGCTTCAAGCAGATCAACGACACGCTCGGCCACGCCGCCGGCGACGCGCTGCTGGTGCACGCCTCGCAGGTGCTGCGCTCTTCCGTGCGCAAGGGCGATCTCGTGGCGCGCATCGGCGGCGACGAATTCGTGGTGGTGGTCGGCGACATGACCGACCAGGCCTATCTCAGCGCGCTCGCCCGCCGCATCATCGGCCTGATGCAGCAGCCGGTCGATTACGAAGGCCATCTCTGCCGCTTCGGCGTCAGCATCGGCATCGCGCTTGCCGAAGGCCGCGCGGTCGACACGGCAAAGCTGCTCGTCAACGCCGACATCGCGCTCTACCGCGCCAAGGCGCTCGGGCGGGGCCGGCACGAATTCTTCACCGAGGCGCTGCAGGCCGAGATCATCTCGAACAAGCGCATCGCCGACGACATCCTGGCGGGCATCGAGAACAACGAATTCGTGCCCTACTACCAGCCGCAGATCGATGCCGGCACGCTGAAGCTCGCCGGGGCCGAGGCGCTCATCCGCTGGAACCATCCGCGCGACGGGCTGCTCACCCCCGACCGCTTCCTCAAGATCGCCGAAGACCTCAACGTCATGGCGACGCTCGACCGGATCGTGCTGGAAAAGGCACTTCTCGACTGCGCCCGCTGGGCGGCGCAGGGCCTCATCATGCCGAAGATCTCGGTCAACGTGTCGGCCCGGCGGCTGCGCGACGAGAGCCTGGTCGAGAGCCTGACGGGACTTTCGATCCAGCCCGGCCAGATTTCCTTCGAGCTGGTGGAATCGATCTTCCTCGACGAAAGCGACGACGTGGTGCTCTCCAATATCGAGCGGATCAAGGCGCTCGGCATCGACATCGAAATCGACGATTTCGGCACCGGCCATACCTCCATCGTCAGCCTGCTGAAACTGAAGCCCAAGCGGCTGAAGATCGACCGCCAGCTCGTCGCGCCCATCCTTTCCTCGCACAACGAGCAGGCTCTGGTGCGCTCTATCATCGAGATCGGCCGCTCGCTCGGCATCGAGATCGTCGCGGAAGGCGTGGAGACGATGGAGCATGCCGAAATGCTCGGCCTGCTCGGCTGCGACCTGTTGCAGGGCTACGCCTTCGCCAAGCCCCTCTCCCGCGAGGCCTTCCTGGCCTTCGGCAGCGAGATGCGCTGGGCGCTGGCTTCATAA
- the ribB gene encoding 3,4-dihydroxy-2-butanone-4-phosphate synthase produces MSYDQKRVVDAIRAFEAGEIVVVTDDDGRENEGDLIVAAVHCTPEKMAFIVRHTSGIVCTPMPREEAKRLNLNAMVAENDSAHTTAFTVSVDFKHGTTTGISADDRTLTVRNLANPNVGPADFVRPGHIFPLVAREGGVLMRSGHTEAAVDLCRLASLPLIGVISELVNDDGTVMRGPQVADFAEQHGLRQLSVADLIAYRQRKETLIEQVDSFDLKTLYGKAKAYTYTLPWDPMQHLAVVFGDIRDGVDIPVRLHLENVGGDVFGASRQIDSIMKRIAEQGRGVIVYLREGSVGVGQSSTARKGMHDREGHDEAQARESEWLEIGLGAQILKDLGITSIRLMASRERHYVGLEGFGIAISATDLC; encoded by the coding sequence ATGAGCTACGACCAGAAGCGTGTCGTCGATGCCATCCGCGCCTTCGAGGCCGGCGAGATCGTCGTCGTGACCGATGACGACGGCCGCGAGAACGAGGGCGACCTGATCGTCGCCGCCGTGCATTGCACGCCGGAAAAGATGGCCTTCATCGTGCGCCACACCTCCGGCATCGTCTGCACGCCTATGCCGCGCGAAGAGGCCAAGCGCCTCAACCTCAACGCCATGGTGGCGGAGAACGACTCGGCGCACACCACTGCCTTCACCGTCTCCGTCGATTTCAAGCACGGCACGACGACGGGCATTTCCGCCGACGACCGCACCTTGACCGTGCGCAACCTCGCCAATCCCAATGTCGGCCCGGCGGACTTCGTGCGCCCCGGCCACATCTTTCCGCTGGTCGCCCGCGAGGGCGGCGTGCTGATGCGCTCCGGCCATACGGAAGCGGCCGTCGATCTCTGCCGCCTCGCCAGCCTGCCGCTGATCGGCGTGATCAGCGAACTCGTCAACGACGACGGCACCGTGATGCGCGGGCCGCAGGTGGCGGATTTCGCCGAACAGCACGGCCTCAGGCAGCTCTCCGTCGCCGATCTCATCGCCTACCGCCAGCGCAAGGAAACGCTGATCGAGCAGGTCGACAGCTTCGACCTCAAAACCCTCTACGGCAAGGCGAAGGCCTATACCTACACGCTGCCCTGGGATCCGATGCAGCATCTTGCCGTGGTCTTCGGCGACATCCGCGACGGCGTCGACATTCCCGTGCGCCTGCATCTCGAAAATGTCGGCGGCGACGTCTTCGGCGCGAGCCGGCAGATCGATAGCATCATGAAGCGCATCGCCGAGCAGGGCCGCGGCGTCATCGTCTACCTGCGCGAGGGTTCGGTCGGCGTCGGCCAGTCCTCGACCGCCCGCAAGGGCATGCACGACCGCGAAGGCCATGACGAGGCGCAGGCGCGCGAAAGCGAATGGCTGGAAATCGGCCTCGGCGCGCAGATCCTGAAGGACCTCGGCATCACCTCGATCCGCCTGATGGCCTCGCGCGAGCGCCACTATGTCGGCCTCGAAGGCTTCGGCATCGCGATCAGCGCGACGGACCTCTGCTGA
- a CDS encoding energy-coupling factor transporter transmembrane component T family protein: MLNGLDIEGDSPLHRLPVRGKLVLLFVAAIGLFLVSDLRLLVPALALCAALYLSTGIGLGNALRRTRLVLFTVLILAGANYLFHSLHEAVVVFCRLSALVLLAAAVTATTGISAFMDEITRLLTPLERFGFVRAADVSLAVGLVIRFVPEIFARYQDIADAHRARGLPVRPLTTLVPLIILTLKDADTIAMAIDARGFRRH; encoded by the coding sequence GTGCTGAACGGGCTCGACATCGAGGGCGATTCGCCACTTCACCGCCTGCCGGTGCGCGGCAAGCTGGTTCTGCTCTTTGTCGCCGCGATCGGGCTTTTCCTCGTTTCCGACCTGCGCCTCCTCGTGCCCGCCCTGGCTCTTTGCGCCGCGCTCTACCTTTCGACCGGCATCGGCCTTGGAAACGCGCTTCGACGCACGCGCCTCGTTCTGTTCACGGTGCTCATCCTCGCAGGCGCGAACTATCTCTTCCATTCGCTGCACGAAGCCGTCGTCGTCTTCTGCCGCCTGTCCGCGCTCGTCCTGCTCGCCGCCGCCGTCACCGCGACGACCGGCATCTCGGCCTTCATGGACGAGATCACCCGGCTGCTCACGCCGCTCGAGCGCTTCGGCTTCGTGCGGGCGGCGGATGTCAGCCTGGCGGTCGGCCTCGTCATCCGATTCGTGCCGGAAATCTTCGCGCGCTATCAGGACATAGCCGACGCGCACCGGGCGCGCGGCCTGCCCGTCCGGCCGCTGACGACGCTCGTGCCGTTGATCATTCTCACGCTGAAGGATGCGGATACGATCGCCATGGCGATTGACGCCCGCGGCTTTCGGCGGCACTAA
- the aroC gene encoding chorismate synthase, whose translation MSHNTFGHLFRVTTWGESHGPALGCVVDGCPPGIRFTLAEIQAWLDKRKPGQSRFVTQRREDDLVKVLSGVMLDDDGETMITTGTPVSMLIENTDQRSKDYGEIARRYRPGHADYAYDVKYGIRDYRGGGRSSARETAARVAAGGLARKVVPGLTVRAALVQIGKHRIDRNNWDWGTVNDNPFFAPDPAIVPVWEEYLDSIRKAGSSVGAVVEVVAEGVPAGIGAPIYGKLDQDIASLLMSINAVKGVEIGEGFGAAELTGEDNADEMRMGNDGNPIFLSNHAGGILGGISTGQPVVARFAIKPTSSILTERRSIDADGNNVDVRTKGRHDPCVGIRAVPIGEAMVACAIADHYLRDRGQTGRLK comes from the coding sequence ATGTCGCACAACACCTTCGGTCACCTTTTCCGCGTCACCACCTGGGGCGAAAGCCATGGGCCGGCGCTCGGCTGCGTGGTGGACGGCTGCCCGCCCGGCATTCGCTTCACGCTCGCCGAAATCCAGGCCTGGCTCGACAAGCGCAAGCCCGGCCAGTCGCGCTTCGTGACGCAGCGCCGCGAGGACGACCTCGTCAAGGTGCTGTCCGGCGTGATGCTCGACGACGACGGCGAGACGATGATCACCACCGGCACGCCGGTCTCCATGCTGATCGAGAACACCGACCAGCGTTCCAAGGACTATGGCGAGATCGCGCGGCGCTACCGCCCCGGCCATGCCGACTATGCCTATGACGTGAAATACGGCATCCGCGACTATCGCGGCGGCGGCCGCTCCTCCGCCCGCGAGACCGCCGCGCGCGTCGCCGCCGGCGGCCTTGCCCGCAAGGTGGTGCCGGGGCTGACCGTGCGCGCCGCGCTGGTGCAGATCGGCAAGCACAGGATCGACCGCAACAACTGGGACTGGGGTACGGTGAACGACAACCCGTTCTTCGCGCCCGACCCCGCCATCGTGCCCGTCTGGGAAGAGTATCTCGACAGCATCCGCAAGGCCGGTTCCTCGGTCGGCGCGGTCGTCGAGGTCGTCGCCGAGGGCGTGCCGGCCGGCATCGGCGCGCCGATCTACGGCAAGCTCGACCAGGACATCGCCTCGCTGCTGATGTCGATCAACGCCGTCAAGGGCGTCGAGATCGGCGAAGGTTTCGGCGCCGCCGAGCTCACCGGCGAGGACAATGCCGACGAGATGCGCATGGGCAACGACGGCAACCCGATCTTCCTGTCCAACCATGCCGGCGGCATCCTGGGCGGCATTTCCACCGGCCAGCCAGTCGTCGCCCGCTTCGCCATCAAGCCGACCTCCTCGATCCTCACCGAGCGCCGCTCGATCGATGCCGACGGCAACAATGTCGACGTGCGCACCAAGGGCCGGCACGATCCGTGCGTGGGCATCCGCGCCGTGCCGATCGGCGAGGCCATGGTCGCCTGCGCCATTGCAGATCATTATCTTCGCGACCGCGGCCAGACCGGCCGCCTGAAATAA